The following proteins are co-located in the Octopus sinensis linkage group LG24, ASM634580v1, whole genome shotgun sequence genome:
- the LOC115223949 gene encoding nucleoside diphosphate-linked moiety X motif 17 — protein MAGDSSLGHQMTYQRVLVHLKHATRDTRPVLAKFTQCIVDYFGATHLQTPVYACLKNNSFIISNETLDDSHSRPVFLKHPSFCPILNLTSDLDAATKSRGIDVGVAVLLESSDDKLLLSRRANHLRIFPGIWVPPGGHIEAKETITDAGVREFFEETGFKINPEQCEDEKLNLISLWESVYPAKLTYGNPKRHHVVAYLHSKLRSMTSSEAEDHLQIEPDEVDACAWFDRQQIASIVRSDEEGFDSNEQQNSLDPESHFRAHILNENKEMVTTQLPLLPLLQLADKHSDCSPGRVSTGTKFALQQWLKISK, from the exons ATGGCCGGGGATTCTTCTCTTGGACACCAAATGACTTACCAGAGGGTACTTGTCCACCTGAAACACGCAACTCGAGATACTCGACCAGTACTGGCCAAATTTACACAG TGTATTGTGGATTATTTTGGTGCAACCCATCTTCAGACTCCTGTTTATGCTTGCCTGAAGAATAATTCTTTTATAATCAGCAATGAAACTTTGGATGACAGTCACAGCCGGCCAGTATTTCTGAAA CATCCATCCTTCTGTCCGATATTGAACCTAACGTCAGACCTTGATGCAGCAACTAAAAGCAGAGGAATTGATGTTGGAGTTGCCGTTCTTCTTGAAAGTTCCGACGACAAATTATTGCTGTCCAGAAGAGCAAATCACCTGCGTATATTTCCAGGTATCTGGGTACCACCAG GTGGTCATATAGAAGCAAAAGAAACG atcactgatgctggtgttagAGAGTTCTTTGAAGAGACGGGTTTCAAAATAAATCCAGAACAATGTGAAGATGAGAAATTAAACCTTATTTCACTTTGGGAA TCTGTCTATCCGGCAAAGTTGACCTACGGAAACCCTAAAAGACACCATGTGGTTGCGTATTTACACAGCAAACTAAGGAGCATGACTTCGAGTGAGGCAGAGGACCATCTTCAGATCGAACCTGACGAAGTCGATGCTTGTGCCTGGTTTGACAGACAACAGATTGCTTCCATTGTAAGATCAGATGAAGAAGGATTCGACTCCAATGAGCAACAGAATTCTTTGGACCCAGAATCTCATTTCAG AGCTCACATATTGAACGAGAATAAAGAAATGGTCACAACCCAACTACCGTTACTTCCTCTTCTGCAACTTGCAGACAAACATAGTGATTGCTCTCCAGGCAGGGTCAGCACCGGCACcaaatttgctttgcaacaatGGTTGAAAATATCGAAATGA